The window GGCTTTTGGGGACGTAGAACCGCCAGGGTTTTTCCTTCCCGGCCGCTATCCCGATGCGGGCCGACTGGGTGATGGCCGGGCGCTTCTCCCCGCGGTCCTCCACCCAGATGCGGGTACCGGTCAACTCCAAGCCGTAAAAGCTTTTGTCGATGCCGAACGCCTGGCAGATTTTTCCCGGGCCGTTGGCCAGACCGGAAACCGAGCGGCTATCCCGCCTCCGTTTCATTTCCTCGATACCTTCGACCGGTTCCACGCCGCGGATTAAAACCGCCGCCGGGAACCCCTCCTGTTCGGTGACAAAGTTCAAACAGTGATACATTCCGTAGATGAAATAGACGTAGGCGAACCCCCCCGGCCCGTACATTATATGGTTGCGGTCGGTAAGCCCCACGGCCGCGTGGCAGGCGGGATCATCCTCTCCCACATACGCTTCGGTCTCAACGATTTTGCCTGAAAGGATGCGGTTGGGGTGCCGGACGACCAGGTATTTTCCCAATAGTTCCTTGGCCACCACCAGAGTCGGTTTTTCGTAGAACGCCTTGGAAAGTTTGGCCTTCCACTGTCCCTCCGGACGGGGGCGACTGGTTTCACTAAGGGTTAGTATATCAGCCATCCCGTTCGGCATCGATAATACGCTATTTTTTTCACAAAGTCAACATCCGAAAACCACCCGCTTTTGTCTTTCGCCCCTGTAGGGGCGGGTATTTCAGGTCGACAAAGGCGACCCAACCCGCCCGTCCTTGTCTTTCGTTTCCGTAGAGGCACGGCGTGACGTGCCTTTCTGTCCCCCTGTATTTAAGGGGGACGAGGCGCACCGCGCCGGAGGGGGTGATTCTTTCCCGCAACGCCATGGGCAATCTCTCCAAGAAGTTCAAGAATATTGTAAAATTGTAATGTATTTGTAGGGGCGGGCCTTGTGT of the Verrucomicrobiia bacterium genome contains:
- a CDS encoding DNA-3-methyladenine glycosylase, whose protein sequence is MADILTLSETSRPRPEGQWKAKLSKAFYEKPTLVVAKELLGKYLVVRHPNRILSGKIVETEAYVGEDDPACHAAVGLTDRNHIMYGPGGFAYVYFIYGMYHCLNFVTEQEGFPAAVLIRGVEPVEGIEEMKRRRDSRSVSGLANGPGKICQAFGIDKSFYGLELTGTRIWVEDRGEKRPAITQSARIGIAAGKEKPWRFYVPKSPGVSKDGKKR